One genomic segment of Oncorhynchus mykiss isolate Arlee chromosome 10, USDA_OmykA_1.1, whole genome shotgun sequence includes these proteins:
- the afap1l1b gene encoding actin filament-associated protein 1-like 1b isoform X4, with protein MCGLPQNFSLELFLGNGGLSSSSAVEAAMEHLVSELNMLLKLLDQESVSRATTEKMSTIRSLLGQLQPSVNGSDFIYMNTSLYGNGTSFVESLFEEFDLDEFRPSPEELKEPVEEETPKIPPSKSPTDTPPPLPTTHPPEDYYEEAVPLDPGTATQYITANITKRISASPPNSIEDAYYEDADNNYPTTQINGPHKNSYADSDALSSSYESYDEEDEEAKGQDRTSQRWQSEENSVGPMKDCRICAFLLRKKRFGQWAKQLTVVRDNRLQCYKSIKDRSPHIELPLNLCNVIYIPKEARRKKHELRFSLPGGEALVLAVQSKEQAERWLKVIREVASQATSSEGLEGSSSPMIQRKMELDKLLGADKHTVVLVDKHTSDSDSVATGDNLPSGQLRDNCEGKGKRGAFSELTGSMSRAAGRKITRIISFSKKKPPLPGDAPSSYHHDDNPRCGYLNLLLSQCWRERWCCVRSGTLYLHKDRGDLGTHVRAVVLHGAEVIPGVGPKHPFAFRILQGGNEVAALEASCSEEMGRWLGVLLAESGCATSPEALHYDYVDVDTITSITDAARHSFLWATSSSSASTDSRTYDEVPYESILPEEQVPRPGDQVKHHSSFSSSRETEKLDSLVTTKRHCSNANQHISGKYGKTRAEGDARRYLKEKDEMEKKREVLKNALLVLRNERKEVKEQLKDATGKQQKQLEKRFAQLEENCRGKEGERVDLELRLTEVKENLKKSLAGGVLGPPTESKPPRKVQISKVDHLYSEASMPVNCAAEMRKRPLSIYASSRGNVMQKAKEWESKKGT; from the exons ATGTGTGGATTACCACAGAATTTCTCACTGGAGCTGTTTTTGGGAAATGGTGGGCTTTCTTCTTCTTCAGCTGTTGAAGCCG CGATGGAGCACCTGGTGAGTGAGCTGAACATGCTGCTGAAGCTGCTGGACCAGGAGAGTGTGAGCAGGGCCACAACGGAGAAGATGAGCACGATCCGGAGCCTGCTGGGGCAGCTGCAGCCATcag TGAATGGATCAGACTTCATATACATGAACACTTCTCTTTACGGAAATGGCACCAGCTTTGTGGAATCCCTGTTTGAGGAATTCG ACCTGGATGAGTTCAGACCCTCCCCAGAAGAACTAAAGGAACCAGTAGAGGAGGAAACCCCCAAAATACCGCCTTCAAAA AGTCCCACTGACACCCCACCTCCTCTGCCAACCACCCATCCCCCAGAGGACTATTATGAGGAGGCAGTGCCCCTGGATCCAGGCACGGCGACCCAATACATCACCGCCAACATCACCAAACGCA TCAGCGCAAGTCCCCCAAATTCCATTGAAGATGCATATTATGAGGATGCTGACAATAATTACCCCACCACCCAAATCAATGGCCCGCACAAGAACTCAT ACGCTGATTCAGACGCGCTGAGCAGCTCCTATGAATCGtatgatgaggaggatgaggaggcgAAGGGCCAGGACCGGACTAGTCAGAGGTGGCAGTCAGAGGAGAACTCTGTGGGCCCCATGAAGGACTGTCGTATCTGTGCCTTTTTGCTGCGCAAGAAACGCTTCGGCCAATGGGCCAAACAGTTGACGGTCGTCCGTGACAACAGATTACAG TGCTACAAGAGCATTAAAGACAGAAGCCCACACATTGAGCTGCCGCTGAACCTGTGTAACGTCATCTACATTCCCAAAGAGGCGCGCCGCAAGAAGCACGAGCTGCGTTTCTCCCTGCCTGGTGGAGAGGCCTTGGTTCTGGCTGTCCAGAGCAAGGAGCAGGCGGAACGATGGCTCAAGGTGATCCGGGAGGTGGCCAGTCAAGCCACCAGCAGTGAAGGATTAGAGGGCTCATCCTCTCCTATGATCCAGAGGAAGATGGAGCTGGACAAG TTACTAGGAGCTGACAAGCACACTGTAGTGTTGGTTGACAAGCACACCTCTGACTCTGACAGCGTGGCCACAGGTGACAACCTGCCCTCTGGTCAGCTCCGTGACAACTGTGAAG ggaaggggaagaggggggCGTTTTCAGAGCTGACGGGGTCTATGAGCAGAGCGGCTGGACGGAAGATCACCAGGATCATCAGTTTCTCTAAGAAGAAGCCTCCTCTCCCAGGAGACGCTCCGTCCTCCTATCACCATGACGACAACCCCCGCTGTG GTTACCTAAATCTACTGCTGAGCCAGTgttggagggagagatggtgctGTGTGAGGAGTGGAACACTGTACCTTCACAAAGACCGGGGCGACCTGGGTACTCACGTAAGAGCTGTGGTCCTCCATGGGGCTGAGGTCATACCTGGAGTAGGGCCCAAGCACCCCTTCGCCTTCCGCATCCTGCAAGGAGGCAACGAGGTGGCTGCCTTGGAG GCCAGCTGTTCAGAAGAGATGGGCCGCTGGCTGGGGGTTCTGCTGGCAGAGTCTGGCTGTGCCACAAGCCCTGAGGCTTTGCACTACGACTATGTAGACGTGGACACCATCACTAGCATCACAGACGCAGCAAGACACTCCTTCCT ATGGGCTACCTCCTCCAGCAGCGCCTCGACAGACTCCAGAACGTATGACGAGGTTCCTTATGAGAGCATACTG CCAGAGGAGCAGGTGCCCAGACCAGGAGATCAGGTGAAACACCACTCTTCTTTCTCTAGCAGCAGAGAGACTGAGAAGTTGGACTCCCTAGTCACCACAAAGAGACACTGCTCCA ATGCGAATCAGCATATATCAGGGAAGTATGGTAAAACACGAGCAGAGGGCGATGCCAGGAGGTACCTGAAGGAGAAAGACGAGATGGAGAAGAAGCGAGAGGTCCTCAAAAATGCCCTGCTTGTATTACGCAATGAGAGGAAAGAGGTGAAGGAACAACTGAAGGACGCTACAG GTAAGCAGCAGAAGCAGCTGGAGAAGCGTTTTGCCCAGCTGGAGGAGAACTgcagggggaaggagggggagcgGGTGGACCTGGAGCTGCGTCTCACTGAGGTGAAGGAGAATCTAAAGAAGTCGCTGGCTGGAGGGGTGCTGGGCCCGCCCACAGAGAGCAAACCCCCCAGAAAG GTCCAGATCAGTAAAGTTGATCATCTATACAGCGAGGCATCCATGCCAGTAAACTGTGCTGCTGAGATGCGGAAGCGTCCCCTATCCATCTATGCATCTAGCAGAGGGAATGTCATGCAGAAAGCCAAG GAATGGGAGTCGAAGAAGGGGACTTAG